In Prosthecomicrobium sp. N25, one DNA window encodes the following:
- a CDS encoding DUF2460 domain-containing protein yields the protein MPALAAFHEVLFPVEVAFGATGGPERRTEIVALGSGREVRNARWADSRRRFDAGTGLRTLDDLAAVVAFFEERRGRLHGFRYRDPADHRSCLPSGTPGPLDQPIGTGDGVTAAFQLVRRYGAGTTAWTRTIAKPVAGTVRVAVAGVEKVAGTDFTVDTTTGLVTFLPGRIPPAGAEVTAGYRFDVPVRFDTDEIRVDLAAFRAGEIPAVPLVEIRP from the coding sequence ATGCCGGCACTTGCTGCGTTCCACGAGGTTCTCTTTCCCGTCGAAGTGGCGTTCGGGGCAACCGGCGGCCCGGAGCGGCGGACCGAAATCGTCGCGCTCGGCTCCGGCCGCGAAGTCCGCAACGCCCGCTGGGCCGATTCGCGTCGGCGCTTCGATGCCGGCACGGGCCTGCGCACCCTCGACGACCTCGCCGCCGTCGTCGCCTTCTTCGAGGAGCGCCGAGGCCGGCTCCACGGCTTCCGCTACCGCGACCCCGCCGACCATCGATCCTGCCTGCCTTCCGGGACGCCCGGGCCGCTCGACCAGCCGATCGGCACGGGCGACGGCGTGACCGCGGCCTTCCAGCTCGTCCGCCGCTACGGCGCCGGCACAACGGCCTGGACGCGCACCATCGCCAAGCCGGTCGCCGGCACGGTCCGGGTGGCGGTCGCCGGGGTCGAGAAGGTCGCCGGCACCGACTTCACGGTCGACACGACCACGGGCCTCGTCACCTTCCTGCCCGGCCGCATCCCGCCGGCGGGTGCCGAAGTGACCGCCGGCTACCGCTTCGACGTTCCCGTCCGGTTCGACACCGACGAGATCCGCGTCGATCTCGCCGCTTTCCGGGCCGGCGAGATCCCGGCCGTTCCGCTCGTGGAGATCCGCCCGTGA
- a CDS encoding DUF2163 domain-containing protein, translating to MKTLPPGLAAHVAGQATTLATCWILTRLDGVVLGFTDHDRPILLDGVSCEAASGLRASEDVAQAGLAVGGVEVAGALASAAVTAADIAAGLYDGARIDVHLVNWSDVSERLHLRSGTIGEVVAAEGAFRAELRSAALALDEERGRLFQHRCDADLGDARCRVDLAAPTRRGLGTVLSGSDRRTLRLSGLAAFAPALFERGRLQVTSGVLAGRASEVKSHVLSASVAEVELWQALPAAPAPGDVVSVTAGCEKLFATCRDRFANAENFRGFPHLPGPDFVLAHPSRSRHENDGSAVVP from the coding sequence GTGAAGACGCTTCCGCCCGGGCTCGCCGCCCATGTCGCCGGCCAGGCCACCACGCTTGCGACCTGCTGGATCCTGACCCGCCTGGACGGCGTGGTCCTCGGCTTCACGGACCACGACCGCCCGATCCTGCTCGACGGCGTCTCCTGCGAGGCGGCCTCCGGCCTTCGCGCCAGCGAGGACGTGGCCCAGGCCGGCCTGGCGGTCGGCGGGGTCGAGGTCGCCGGGGCCCTCGCCTCGGCTGCCGTGACCGCTGCCGACATCGCCGCGGGCCTCTATGACGGGGCTCGGATCGACGTCCACCTCGTCAACTGGTCCGACGTCTCTGAGCGTCTTCACCTCAGGAGCGGCACGATCGGCGAGGTCGTCGCGGCCGAGGGAGCCTTCCGGGCCGAGCTGCGCTCCGCCGCGCTCGCCCTCGACGAGGAGCGCGGCCGCCTGTTCCAGCACCGCTGCGACGCCGATCTCGGCGACGCCCGCTGCCGGGTCGACCTCGCCGCGCCGACCCGCCGCGGTCTCGGCACGGTCCTGTCGGGCAGCGACCGGCGGACCCTGCGGCTCTCCGGCCTCGCCGCCTTCGCGCCGGCCCTCTTCGAGCGCGGCCGGCTGCAGGTCACCTCCGGCGTCCTCGCCGGCCGCGCCTCGGAGGTGAAGAGCCACGTCCTCTCGGCGTCCGTCGCCGAGGTCGAGCTCTGGCAGGCGCTCCCCGCCGCCCCGGCCCCCGGCGACGTCGTCTCGGTGACCGCCGGCTGCGAAAAGCTCTTCGCCACCTGCCGCGACCGCTTCGCCAACGCGGAGAACTTCCGCGGCTTTCCCCATCTGCCGGGACCGGACTTCGTCCTCGCCCACCCGAGTCGCAGCCGCCACGAGAACGACGGATCGGCGGTGGTGCCGTGA
- a CDS encoding YdcH family protein produces the protein MTHTHHELAELMPEYADDIHKLKMSDSHFARLADEYHEINRQVHRMETNVEPASDEAIEVAKKTRLRLLDQIRAILARAA, from the coding sequence ATGACGCATACCCATCACGAACTCGCCGAGCTGATGCCCGAATACGCAGACGACATTCACAAGCTGAAGATGTCGGACAGTCATTTCGCGCGGCTCGCCGACGAGTACCACGAGATCAACCGGCAGGTTCACCGGATGGAGACCAACGTCGAGCCCGCCTCCGACGAGGCGATCGAAGTCGCCAAGAAGACTCGCCTCCGGCTGCTGGACCAGATCCGCGCGATCCTGGCCAGGGCCGCCTGA
- a CDS encoding DUF6950 family protein produces the protein MTGVREAVVAEARAWIGTPYRHQASLRGAGADCLGLLRGVWRAVLGPEPEVPPPYTRDWAEASRVDAFAAAAARHLRPLEPAAAQPGDVLLFRWRDGLPAKHAGILTAPGRFVHAYEGSGVVESPLVPAWRRRLAGAYAFPGADD, from the coding sequence GTGACGGGCGTCCGTGAGGCGGTCGTCGCCGAGGCGCGGGCCTGGATCGGCACGCCCTACCGCCACCAGGCGTCGTTGCGCGGCGCGGGCGCCGACTGCCTCGGCCTCCTGCGCGGCGTCTGGCGCGCGGTGCTCGGCCCCGAGCCGGAGGTCCCGCCGCCCTACACGCGCGACTGGGCCGAGGCTTCCCGCGTGGACGCCTTCGCGGCCGCCGCCGCCCGCCACTTGCGTCCCCTCGAGCCCGCCGCCGCGCAGCCCGGCGACGTCCTCCTCTTCCGCTGGCGCGACGGCCTGCCGGCCAAGCACGCCGGCATCCTCACGGCGCCCGGCCGGTTCGTCCACGCCTACGAGGGGTCGGGCGTGGTCGAAAGCCCGCTCGTGCCCGCCTGGCGCCGCCGCCTCGCCGGTGCCTACGCGTTTCCCGGAGCCGACGACTGA